From a region of the Fusobacterium periodonticum ATCC 33693 genome:
- a CDS encoding aspartate kinase, whose amino-acid sequence MLKVAKFGGSSVASAEQFKKVKEIVKMDASRKFVVVSAVGKANKEDNKITDLLYLCYAHIKYNMNCDAVFSIIEKKFCDIAKELNLEFDIKGELAKLKEKLDQKSVSEEYLVSRGEYLTALLMAEYLGYKFIDAKDVIFYNYDNTFDYIKSEKAFEEITKTGENFIIPGFYGSFPNKDVKLMTRGGGDVTGAIVASLANADVYENWTDVSGVLMADPRIIPNPQPIEVINYNELRELSYMGASVLHEEAVFPVALKKIPIQIRNTNRPEDLGTIINNSDEGAFKHVITGIAGKKDFSIITIRKVHMSNEVGLIRKALSVFEDYNVSIEHIPSGVDSFSVVVETKAVKPFVHELMGKLKKVTSAGEVTLTTEISLIATVGLGMKNYKGLSGRLFSAIGKAGINIVVISQTSDEINIIVGVHNSDYERTIRTIYYEFNPQ is encoded by the coding sequence ATGTTGAAAGTTGCTAAATTTGGAGGAAGTTCTGTTGCCAGTGCAGAGCAGTTTAAAAAAGTTAAAGAAATAGTTAAAATGGATGCAAGCCGTAAATTTGTTGTTGTAAGTGCAGTTGGTAAGGCAAATAAAGAGGATAATAAAATAACAGATTTATTATATCTTTGCTATGCACATATAAAATACAATATGAATTGTGATGCAGTTTTCAGTATAATTGAAAAGAAATTTTGTGATATAGCTAAAGAGCTAAATTTAGAGTTTGATATAAAAGGTGAACTTGCAAAATTAAAAGAAAAATTGGATCAAAAAAGTGTATCAGAAGAATATTTAGTAAGTCGTGGAGAGTATTTAACAGCACTTTTAATGGCTGAATATCTTGGATATAAATTTATAGATGCTAAGGATGTTATCTTCTATAATTATGATAACACTTTTGATTATATTAAAAGTGAAAAAGCTTTTGAAGAAATAACAAAAACAGGAGAAAATTTTATTATTCCAGGTTTCTATGGTTCTTTCCCAAATAAAGATGTTAAACTTATGACTCGTGGTGGAGGAGATGTTACAGGAGCTATAGTTGCTAGTCTTGCCAATGCAGATGTTTATGAAAACTGGACAGATGTATCAGGGGTTTTAATGGCAGATCCTAGAATAATTCCTAATCCACAACCTATTGAAGTTATAAATTATAATGAACTTAGAGAACTTTCATATATGGGAGCTAGTGTTTTACATGAAGAAGCAGTATTTCCTGTTGCTTTAAAGAAAATTCCTATACAAATTCGTAATACAAATAGACCAGAAGATCTAGGAACTATAATAAATAATAGTGATGAAGGGGCATTTAAACACGTAATTACAGGTATAGCAGGAAAAAAAGATTTCTCTATTATAACAATTAGAAAAGTTCATATGTCTAATGAAGTAGGTTTAATAAGAAAGGCCTTAAGTGTTTTTGAAGATTACAATGTAAGTATTGAACATATTCCAAGTGGAGTTGATTCATTCTCAGTTGTAGTTGAAACTAAGGCAGTAAAACCTTTTGTTCATGAACTTATGGGAAAATTGAAAAAGGTTACTTCAGCAGGAGAAGTTACTTTGACAACTGAAATCTCTTTAATTGCCACAGTAGGTCTAGGAATGAAGAATTATAAAGGATTATCAGGAAGATTATTCTCTGCAATAGGTAAAGCAGGAATTAATATAGTTGTAATTTCTCAAACAAGTGATGAAATTAATATTATAGTTGGAGTACACAACTCAGATTATGAAAGAACTATAAGAACTATCTATTATGAATTTAACCCACAATAA